The Rhizobium sp. BT03 genome segment AGTATGATCCAGCGCTTACTGGCGACTTGCCCGATGTCGTTGCCCGGCCGACCGCGGCGATGTCGCGCGCCTCCGGGTAGATATAGAGCGTCGTCGGATTATCCTTGACCATCGACAAGACTTCCGGGGTCTCTTCCGGCGACCAGCTGGTGCATCCGTCGCTTCGCCCGCCCGCATAGGTGACCAACTTCCCGACAGGGACATAGCCTTTCCGATCGGCATATGGGCTCTCCGGCTTTTTCTGCATGCAGATCCCAGAGACGAGCGCCGCAGCATGCCCGCCGATTGCGCGTTGTCTGGCGTTGGCGGTATCGCCGATCCCATCGAATTGAACAAACGAGCGGGTCAAAACCGCCTCTCTGTTAGAAGGCGCCAGATAATAGCCTTTGAACGAGGTCTTGATCTCGCTTGTCAGATACGCGCCACCGGCGGTCAAGTTTGAGTCCAGCGCGTTGCCAAAATTCTTAGCGCATTCCCGGCCGTTGGAGAAGTTGACCACGCCAGGGAGGTTGAGGCCGCCACCATGCCCTGCCGAGATCACCCGAAACGACTGCTTCGCCTCGCAGATCACGTAGAACCGGCCAACTGTCAGATCGTTGGGTCGTGTCGCATCCATTGCGAAGTAACAGGCGTTCTTGACCGTTCCCTCCGCGACCTTCTCCAGATATAACCTCCGCGCCCGCTCCAGAACCACGCGCGTGATCTGGCCTTTCCCGTCGCCGACGTAGTCTGCTATCCAAGCCGGGAAAGGCGAACTCTTGCCCGCGGCACGTGCGGGAGTTGATCCGGACAGCATTGGTGCCAGGATGACCAACCCCGTTGCTAGCAAAAGGTTGAGCCTGGAACGCATCTGGTGCTCTCCGTGATGTAAACAAAGACCTGAATGACATCGATCATCATGACAGAGGCGACAACGAGGTTCGATAGTTCGCAATTATGCCTCGACACTCCTTAACAGCGCACTTCCAATCGGGTCGCAACAATCTGCGAGTAGTCTGTGCCCACTGGATCGTTGAAGAACATCGTCGTCAGCATCGCCTGATTTTCGGAAAGGATTTCTTTCGAGCCAGGCCTGACGACTTTGTGAGTGCAACCGCTAAAGCCTTCGCCCGAGATTTTCAGATCGGCATCGCTGGCAAAATCGAGAGCAGTATAGAGTGTCGGATCATAAACGCCGAAAACAATCAATCCTTTGAGCGGCGTCTTGGCCATTGGCTTCTGTGCGAAAGACAGGGTGAGGGAGCCGTTCTCATAGGTCCCATGCAGGATGTCCGGCTTCGCAAGCGCGAGTGTTTTCCCATTGATCGTGATGTTCATATAATAGTTGTACTGCGCAAGCGACTCCCGGACTGTTTTGGCGACGGCAGCAACTTCCGCAGGGTCGAGGGCATTGTTGCGGTTCTTGTCGTAGTCGAGCAGCACTGACGACGAAAACACCTCATCGAACTGCCATGTGTCGCGCAGCTCCTGGAGGCTTCCATCGGGCGCCGCGACCGCCTCGAATTTTGCATCAACGAAGATATGGGGATGGGCGAACGTGTTAGTCGGCATCCCGAGGAGGAGAAGTGAAGTTGCGATAGTGGCGTGGCGGCGTTTGTTCGCGAGGCTCATGCTACGTGAGTGTCGAGAAGATTGCGACGGATTTAAGTTTCGATCGCCGTGGTTTACCGGAATGCACCTTCCGCTATTTCGCCGCCGAGACGTTGGTCGAGTTCCTCGTGCTGGCCGTTGCGGCAACTTGGCGATTCACGCCGCCACCGCGCGCCTATCGCTGCGGCAGCACAGCCGGCTTCGACGCATCTTCATTCAGACAAGGCGATGGCAAAAATCATCGTCACGCCCGGGCGCGCTGGCCCTGTCGAGATTGCGGCCTTCCTGATGAAAGGCGACATCGATCCGCTGGACGCCAAGAAGTGACCTTCGTCTTGTCGACCCCCCCCTGCGGGAATAGAGCCAATCAAGCGTGCGGCGCGCCAGTGGGAGGACGCGTGCCGTTGCGGCAAGTGGAACATCCGTGTCGATTCTCGCGTCAGCGATTTTGGGCTTGCTCGGGCTTCCGGCGAGATTGAAATTGGGAATTAGAATGCCTTCACTGCAAACACACCGGATCTTCATTTTACGTGGCGCAACTTTCCTCAAACGAACCCGCACCCGTGCGGTATTTGGCCACATCCTCGCCGAGGCCGGAGCCGGAATAACCGGGTCCGAGCTTCACTCTCATCACATCAAGGGTGCCTGCCACGAGCAAACGCCTAATAATTGGCGCGAAGCCAAACCGCGTCGGTGACAGGGCACTCACAGTAATGGGCAGGTGCGGCTGTGGGCCGGCAATTGCTTATTTTGACGCGTCGCTTTTGTTGGCATGCGCCTGAATTTGCGTGCATCGCTCGAACAGGTGCTCGAACGGCTCGGAATCGCCGAGCAGCAGACCGTCGTCGACCATGCGCGCGTAATCCTCACCGAGTGCGCGCAGACCTTCTCCGGAGGGTGTCAGAACCAGATTGCCATTGACGGCTGCGGCGTAGTCGATGGGCGAGCGGTCGGCCGCCTTTTCCGCAAAGAACATGGATTTGTGTTTCGCCACGGCATTGGCAAGCTGCCGATCCGCGAATGCCTTGTCGGCGAAACCAGCATCGTTCAACCGGACGACGTCATGCCAATGACGAGCAAAACGATCACCGCGGAGGCGCTCCTGCAGGCAGAAGACATGGATGGCGGTCGCTTTCTCCCAGAACGTCCGCTCCGCGTGCATGACGCGGGGAGTCGCTTTCGGAAATTCGACACCATCAACCTGACCCGACGCGTCACAGTCGACATCGCGAATACTGGCCGGCTCGCCGGTGGATCGGTCCCCGAATTCGAGCATGACGCTCCGGGCGACATAACCGGATCCGCTGCTCACCGCGTCATAGTCCACGCTTCTCCTCGCTGCGGGTTTTCGGCAGCGCCTCATCATTGTCGCCGACCAAGTCCGGCGCCAGGGCGCGGATATCATAGGTCAGGTCGACATCCTCGGAGAACCTTTTGATGACACCGTAGGCTTTCGATAGCGAAGTGCCGCCCTTGAAGACGAGATGCTCACCGAGCTTGGACGAAAAGAGCGTCTGCAGCGTCCAGACGACCCAGACATCCTTTTCGAGGAGATGAATGGGCCGTCCGGTGCGGTCGGCCGCCACCGCCAAGGCTTCGCGTCGGTTATCCTTTGACAAGGTCAGAAACAGATCAGCGATGCGCAGCCTTTCCTACGCTTCTTGCAAGCCAGGTCGGAAACTGCGGAGCCGCCGCCACCAGCTCGCCGAACGCGTCTGGCGGCAGCTTTCGCTTGATCCGCGACAGTGCTTCATCGGCCCTCTCCGGCCCAAGCCATGCAAGTGCGCGGACCGCCACGCCAGCAGGTCGATCTGCCAAGGCCAATTGCCAGCGCGGCACGTGCTTGAGCTCGACCGTCTGCTGTCCAAGGGTCATCGTCCGGCTACGGCCGGATGTCAGGTAGACGGAGCGGACCGGGACCTGGGAGGTCAGGCCCAGGGCATTTGCCGCGGCGGCGCCATTCGAGACGATGACCTCACCGCGCTGCTGCGCCACCGCCTCTACGGCCTGTTCGACCGTCGGCGGCCGACTGCCAAAGCGACTTTTGACGGGCCGCATATAGATACCACGGCCCGCCCGGACGAGCTCGCCACGCTCGGCCAGGCGCGACAGAGCCCGATCCAGGGCGGCTCGATTTCCGAGATGCAAAAAGCTCTTTGCCGAAAGCGCGGATCCTTCCGGCAGTCGTTCAGCATGTCCCATGATTTGCGATGTCAGCTTTTGCATGGCATTTCTCTTGTCAGAAATATATGCAAATTTCTGACAGTTTGCAATGAGAGGGGAAGACGGCGAGCCCGGACGGTGCTGACCAATTTTTATCGGTCAGTGACCCGCTGTCTCTTCACAATCACGATTCATCTATCAGGCCGTCAAACACTTCCACCATCGCATCGCTGATGGCCTTGCCTAGCGCGCCTGCAGCGTTTGCAAGCGCCTCGTCGTCCATATCGCGAGCGGCCATCGCAAAAGCAGTTCCCTCGGACGTTACGATTTCCCGCGCCCGCTCAATTGCCCAAAGGCCGAAGTCGCTGCGGCTGCTGATTTCCACGGTTTCCATGTTGTCTCCTGATTTGTTCGAGAGGACGGCTTATACCGATTTGCCGGACAATGCAGTCTGAAAACCGAGCCCGAGGACCGACTTCGATCTGTCTCGTGAGCGCATTCCCTACGGGACCGTGCTCTATTGCGCCGCACCTTGGCGACTGCGGTGTCACCAGCATTTGTACTGCGGTATAATTTGGAAGCGCTATGTGGGGGTCAATGGTTCAATTTTGCCGCTCCGATAGCACCCATTTGTCATATCACTGAAAAACTTCTGACCTAACGAGGCTTTCCGGGCCTCCGTTCAGGGTGCGGCCGTCGATCAGGAGTGACGAAATCATGTTGCAACGTGTTGGCAGCGGATCGAAAGAGGTCGAAACCCTGGTCGTGGACCTCGGCCAGAAAGACGTGACTGGCCGTTTTGCATCGACAAAAACCATCGACGCCGGCGAAATACGAAAGATCGCGCCGAGCGGTAACGGGCAGGCACTCGACATCTCCGCTGCGCGGGGCTTCGTCGGGTTTACCCAGAGCAAAAGCGGCGCCACCGCGATCCTGGTCGATGCAAAGGTGAGCACGCCCGAAACCGACCCGGGCAACGATCTCAAGATCGACCTGGACGGTTTGAAGAAGGTTGCCGCTTCCGAATTCGGCAGCACCGTGCCCAACAATATCACCCACCTGTTCAACCCGACCATCCAGGCGATGGCCAACCAGCTTTACGGGGGAGACAGCCCCGAGGTGCGCGATCAGTTCAAGGCCGACGTCAAGGCGCTTCTCGGTCCGCTGCTCGACAAGGTCGGTGCCGGAGAGGTCAGTCAGGCTGATCTTGGCGGCCTTCTGGAGCGCCTGACGTCGCAGTTGGCGGCTCCCGGCGGCAAGGAAGTCTGGGGTTACCGCCACGCGGTGCAGACCGCGCTCGAAGGGCTCGTCATGGGCGCCAGCCTGGTCTCGAAGTTGCCGGCCGATGCCGAGTGGGACAAGAGCGTCTCGCCGCTGCCCTCCAGCAATCTCGCCAGCTATTCGTTCAACGACGTCATGGCGGCGATCATGATCGGCACCGGGCTGGCCGGCAAGGGCATTGCCGCCAACGGCTCAGACGGCGGGCGCTTCTTCGCCGGCAGCGGCGGCGACGCCTGGATCGCCGAGCGCATGTTCGCCACCAAGGACAATGGCTGGAGCAAGACCATCCAAAGTCTCGATCTGCCCTATATCGACAGCGACTATCTGACATCCAGCCTCAAGAAGATGGACCTTGTCATGTCGGGCTCGGATGCCATCGAGCCGGTCGTGGAGCGCCCGATCGACGAGAACGACATCCTGGAAAGCAAGGTGCTGCGCGGCTACGCTCCGTCGACCGCCTATGAGCCGACGCTGAAGAAGCTCGACGAACTCAAATACGGCATTCTCGGCGACGCCGTGAAGGACGTGAACCGGGATTTCGTCGCGCCCGACAACATGGACCACCTCGACCAGCTGACGCCGGAACAGAAGGCGACGCTGCTCTACGATCTCATCGAGATCAAACAGCAGTTCAATGGCTATATGAACCAGTATGGCGACAGCGTGCCCGATGGCGAGCGCGTCGGCAAGGACCTCGATGCGCGGATCGAAAAGCTGACGGCCGATCCGGCGACGCAGCAGCATCTCTCGGATATCTTCGCGAGCGGCATGAAGGAATATCTGCAGCGACCGGAGAATTCCGATCTGCTCACCAACATCGAGGACGCCTATCTGATCGACATCGGAGGAGGCAAGGCGATCGACCGGGCGCTGAGCGCCGGCAAGAGCTTCGAAGATGCCCTGAAGGATTATTATTCCGAACTCAACACCCTCGTCGATCTCCTGCCCCAGGATTATATCGATGCGCATCTCGACGCCGCGAACGTCACCTTCGCCAATATCGTCAAGGAACATTATATCGGCGACGGCCAGGGTGTCGATCTCGAGCCGCTGCTGTCGGGGCCGGATGACACCTTCGAGCCCGGGGCGACGAATGACGCCATCAGCCAGTTGGCAACTACGTTCGCCGAGGATTTCATCAGCAAAAACGGCCCGGCCGATGGCGGCGAAACGCTGAAACAGAACCTGGCGCAGGATATAGCGCGCGACGTCGACGGCGTTCTGCGGATGGTGCGCGGCGGTATGAAGCTCGACGATGCGCTCGCCTCCTTCAAGGATTCGCTCGATCTGCCGCGCCAGACCCGGACACCTGCCGGCATCGATGCCGAGGTGTACAAGGCCGGTCTGGTGCACGCCGTGCAGATGCTGACGATGTCGAGCGTGCTGGTGGCGCGCGGCCTCGGCGCCGGCGGCAAGTGGACGCCGGCCGATATCGCCGCCGCGGTCGGCTCGGCGACGCAGATCGTCGGCATGACGATGGAAGGTCTCGGCAAGAACCTCGACGTTGCCGGCAAACCGTTCAGCGCCTTCGGCAATCAGCCTGGCAGCTGGGGCAAGGGGATCTCGATGAACTTCTCGCCGAAGACGATTGAAGCGGCAGGCAAGATCCTCGGCGCGGCCGGCGGCCTCGCCATGGCCGGCCTCGGCTTCTATTCGGCGTCGCGGTCGATGAAGGCCGGCGACCGCGCCAAGGGCGCGCTCGAAATAATCGGCGGCATTGCCGGTACCGGCAACGCGCTGATCGGTTTCTCCGAGGCGATGCTTTATCTGACCAATGCCATGTCCCGTGCCTTTTCCGGACTCGCAACGGTGGCGCCGGAAGTCGTGACCATCTTCAGCAGCGCCGCCAAAACCGGCCTTGCCGCGGCCGGACTGGTCACCGGCCTCGTTGCCTCGGCCGTCGGGCTGGCGCTTGGTCTGTGGGATATGGCCAATGGCGTGAAGAAGCTCGACAAAATGGAAAAGCAGCTGAACGAGAAGCTTGAACGCTACACCGGCGAGTCCGTGCATCTCGAATTTGGGCCAGACCCGTCATTCATCTGGTAGAGGCAGAGGGGCGGCAACGATGACCGCCACAGCCTGGGAAATACCCTGCGACCCCTCGGTAAAAATGTGATTTTTGATCTCCAGGCGCGAGGCCGCTGCATTTTATGCAACCGCGATGTCGCGATCGGGCTTGAATTATCACGCAAAGGTCGATCTTATGCCTAACGTAAGGTAAACGACGTCATCCGCGAAAAGCGGAAAAAGAAAATCAAAGGGAACGCATGTCATCGATCGCACCAGCATCTTCGGATATCGATACGGTTTCATTTCTCCGGCTAAACGCCAATTCCGATCCAAAGTCCGAAAATTCCACGAGCCAGGGCAAAACCACGAGCACCACGGTAAAGAAGGCATCGCCTTTTGCCTCTGACGGGACCACGACGGCAGCCCTGACGATTTTCTCCTCTATATCGGCGCAGACGAGCAGTCCGAAGTTCGTTTCGCTGGCCGCCACGTCGAATGGCACGTCCCGCCCTACCGCGCCGATCCAGCCGGTCATCGATCTCCTGTTCAATTCCGATTTCATGAGCGAGATCAATCAGGGCTTCATGGAAGGGCTGAAGGACAAGGACAAATCCTTCGAGAGCATCGACGTCGTCAAAAACCCTCACAATTACACTGCCGAGCAGAAACTGATCATGTATCTCGATCTGCTTCAGACCAAGGCGACCTTCGGCCAATACAAGGACAGCCTCGGCGACAACCAGCGCGGCATCTACAACGACCAGGAGATCCTGAAGGATCTCGACAAGTCGATCGCCATCCTGGGCTCGGACCCCGACGTCAACTCGCTGATGACGGAGAAGGCGCTGAAGGCCTTCAAGCTGATCTTCTCCGGTTATCGCGTGGCGCCGCCCGATACGAACAAGGACGCTTCCGAGATCATCAACGACACGATAACGCGTGACGAGAAGATGAAGGACCTGCGTACGAAGGTCGAGGATGCCTTTGAGCGCGACATCGTCAATGGCGGCCTGCTGAATGACGGTCTCAAATCCGGCAAGGACGTCACCACCATTCTCAAGGAATATAATGCCGCCCTCGGCTTCTATTCCATGGTGCTTCCCGACGATTTCGTAAAGCAGCGCTCGGCGATTGCCGACAAGACCTATGCCGAATTCTTCGACAAGAACGTGCTGCCGACGATCTCCGATCCGACGACGGCGCTCGATGGCCTGATCCGCATGGGACTGGCCGGCAACAAGACCGAGCGGGAACTGAAGGGGCTCGGCTCCATCCTGCCGGTTGTGGATTTCGACCAGTCGCTCGGGCTCGGCGGGAGCCTGTTCCCCGATCTCAAGATCGACCTCGACGGTTTGAAAAAGGTTGCCGCTTCCGAATTCGGCAGCACCGTTCCCAACAATATCACCCACCTGTTCAACCCGACCATCCAGGCGATGGCCAACCAGTTTTACGGGTCAGACAGCCCCGAGGTGCGCGATCAGTTCAAGGCCGACGTCAAGGCGCTTCTCGGTCCGCTGCTCGACAAGGTAGGCGCCGGAGAAATCGGCATCGGCGATCTCGCCGGCAATCTGGAGCGCCTGACGTCGCGCCTGAGCGCACCCGGCGGCAAGGAGGTCTTGGGCTACCGCCATGCGGTGCAGACCGCGCTGGAAGGGCTCGTCATGGGCGCCAGCCTGGTCTCGAAGTTGCCGGCCAATGCCGAGTGGGACAAGAGCGTCTCGCCGCTGCCCTCCAGCAATCTCGCCAGCTATTCGTTCAACGACGTCATGGCGGCGATCATGATCGGCACCGGGCTGGCCGGCAAGGGCATTGCCGCCAACGGCTCAGACGGCGGGCGCTTCTTCGCCGGCAGCGGCGGCGACGCCTGGATCGCCGAGCGCATGTTCGCCACCACGGACAATGGCTGGAGCAAGACCATCCAAAGTCTCGATCTGCCCTATATCGACAGCGAATATCTGACATCGAGCCTCAAGGACATGGGACTTTCCATGTCAGGCCTGATGAAGACGCTGATGCCCGGCACGGATGTGATCGATCCAATCATCGTCGACGGCAAGACCGCCGAAGAGGCGATCAAGAAGATCATCGCCCCGAGCCTCGACGCGCTGGCGGAAACCCTGTTCAAGGGCAATGCCGATGCCATGGCGCAATACAAGACCAATTTCACGACGATCTTCACCGCGCTTTGGGCGACGATGCGACCGGGCGGCAGCGTCGAAACGATCAAGGCCGACCTTGCCAAGCTGATCGACAAGACCGCGACGGCGGCGCCGGCAGGGGTCGATCCTGTCAAATACAAGGCGGCGCTCTCTTCCGGCGTGATGTCGGTGCTTACCGCATCCCGCTCCATCTATGCCGGCCTCAACATGACGAGCCCGACCTGGGACAGCATCGGCATCGTGGTTCTGCACGCCCTTGGCGCTCTCGCGCACATGGGCAGTGCGCTCGGCTCGGCGATCAAAGCCTCGAATTTTTCGCTGCTGGATGGGATCAGTTCACTCGTCGGCGTTTCCGACGAGCTGGCGCGGGCGCAGCGCAGCGTGCTCTCCGCCTTTTTCAAGAATACCGGGACGACGGTTGGCGCCGTTGCCGGCATCGCTTGGCTGCCGGTGGAATATTACCAGTTCCTGCAGGGGCTCACCAGTGGCAAGGGCGATCCGGTCGATCTCATCTTCATGGGTATCGGAACCGCGGCGGACACGGTCGGCGCGATCGAGGGCATCGCAGGCGTTGCCAATATGCTGGTGAATTCCACCTTCCTCGGGCGCACGGGCGCAACGGTAGCGCTCGTCTCCGGCGGCTTCTCGCTCGCCTTCGCGATCGCCGGCGCGGTGTCCTGGGCGGCCTGGGCGGGCTTTGCCATCTACCAGAGCATCAAGCAGGAAAAAGCCTTCCACAAGCAGACCGACATGATGAACGACATGCTTAAGCGCACTGTCAACGACACGGTCGGCATCTACGCCAAAACAGGTCAGCGCGTCGGCGCCAAGGGCGGCGTCGCCCCCGCGCCCCGCGACCCGGAACAGCGCGAGCTGACCCCTGAGAACTGGGACGCGATCATCGCCGATATCGAGAAGCGCCGCGGTACGGCGGTGGGCTGATCCGGGACGCTTTCGCAACACCAAATATCTGGGTACTCACAGGCCCGGTTGGCGTAGAGGCGGTCGGGCCTGTGAACATTTGATGGCAATAAATTTAAGTATGAATTTCATGCGCAATCTGGATATCTGCTGCGCTTTATGGATAAAAACGTTCAATTTTAATATAAAGGTCGAGAAAGTTGTCAAAGCCGATTGTAATTTCCGAAAATTAACCATCGGTTAAGTTTAAACAATTGACCGGCCGTTTTTTTATCCATATCAAATCATGCATTCATTTTGATAACTCCTTGATGGAAGTGCTCATATGGCCGTAGATGCAGTGAATTCCGACCTGAACCTGGCGCCTGCAAACCCTGTCTCGGTGGGGCTGACGACTGATAAGACAGGTTCCAAGGACACCACCGGCAGCACGACGAAAAAGGTCGATCCGAACAGCGAGAGCGAGATACTCTCCGCTGCCGTGGACGCGTTTCTGCCAGGCATGATTTCCAACACCCTGATGCTGAACAATTCGCTTTTCAATTTCGCCAAGGAGGCGATCGACGAAGGCAGCGACGAGTAGCGTTCCCGTTCATCGTTTGCAGTTGACGTGTACCGAGTTGAGGAATTGCAATGAGCGGAGAAGAACTTACCGGCCGCGCCTTTACGCCGCCCGTTGATGGCGTATCGACAGGCAATGTGCTGAAGACCTCGGAGATCGTGGCGGAACGGATCGGGCTGCAGCCGGCGGATTTCGCCGGCCTTCGGCCAACCGAACTCACCTCCATTCCCAACATCCAGGGCCGCAAGATCGCGCCTGAGTCCGACGCCGTCCCGCCCTCCTATTCACCGGAAGGCAATACCAGGCCCTCCAGCATTCTCGACCGGCTGTCGGCATTCTTCATGCCGGTGGCCGGGAACGGCCAGCCGGAGACGCCGCTGGTGCGATTTGCCGCGGACAAGGATCACAGCGGCCCGAAGATCGAAGACATCACGACATCGATCGACCGGCTGGAGAAATCACAGCAATTCGCGACCGGCACGACGCTGCTGTCGTCACTCACCCAGTCGGTGATGTCGTCGTCCAAACGGCTGACGCAGGGCCAGTGAATATCATGATCACATCGGCCCTTGCGAGATCACCGATCACTTCGCCCGCGCGCAAAGTCCTTCCGAAGGCCGCCATGCTCGCCCTCTGCCTGTTCCTCGCCGCCTGCAGCCAGGACGTGCTGACGGGACTCGATCAGCGCGATGCGTTGGATGCTCAGGTCCTGCTCGAACGCGCCGGCATCTCCGTCACCATGAAGAGCGAAAAGGGCGGGACCTATGCGATCGCCGCTGAATCAGCCGATCATGCCCGGGCGATCGAGTTGCTGGCGGACGCCGGTCTGCCGCGTCAGTCGTTCGGAAATGTCGCCGAACTCTTTCCCGGCAACGGCTTCCTTGTGACGCCTTACGAACAAAAAGCCCGGATGAGCTACGCCATCGAGCAGCAGCTTGCCGAAACGCTTTCGGGGCTTGACGGCGTGGCGACGGCGCGCGTCCATGTGGTGCTGCCGGAGGAAAACGGCCGCGGGCTCATCAAGGAAAAGGCGAGGGCGGCGGCCGTGTTGCAATATCGCCCCGGCGCCAATCTCAACGAGATCGACATGAAAAGCCGGTCCGTTCTGGTCAACAGCATCCGTGATCTCTCTTACGAAGATGTCTCGGTGGTGGTCAGCCCCTGGTCGGAGGTCGGCGCGCCGGCGGCCCCGCCGGCAACGGCAGCATCGGCCCCGGCGGCAACCGTGACGCCGGCACCCGCCGCAGCGCCATTCTCGATGGTGCAAAGCGCTCTCTCGGCTTTCAAGGCCCCCAATCTGGCCGTGATCGGCGCAATTATCCTCGCCATCGGGGCATGCCTGCTGCTGCTGTTGCCGCAGCGGAAGGAGCGCTGAGCATGCGCACGCCGCGTTCGGACGGCGAGGCGATCTCGGATGCGGCGAGGATCCGCAGGGCAGCGCTGCTTTCCGCGGATATGCTGACGGCCGCCCGATGGGATGGGACCGCGCCGCTCCTTGCCGATGGGTCTACCCTGTCGCGGCGGCTGCACCGGCGGCTTTTCACGGAGATCGCAGAAGCCCATGGCGACCCCGCCACATTTGCCGACGGCGCCCGCCGCCTGATTTCCATGGACGCGGACGGACTCGCAAAGGCCGCGTTCCGGGCGGGCTTCGCCTATCATCTCGCAGCCTTCTGCCCCGCGGTCGATCGCCCGACCCTTGCGAGGCTCAGGGCCGCCTACGGCGAGGAAGCGGTCGCATTCGCCCTCGGCCACATCAATCTTTCCACGGCAACGCCGCCGCTTGATCTGTTGAGCGAGCAGGCAAGGCATGTCGTCGAGGCCGATGGCTGGTCGATGCTGGCGCTTCTGGCAGACGAATATCGGATCTCTGCGGCATGGCGGTGGGCGGGCTGGCGCGACATGGCCGAAAACGGCTCGGCTTCCCTGTTGAAGAGCCCGGCGCTCGTTCTGGCGACGGCCGCCGTCGACGAGGTCGCCTCCACACAGGAAGGCGCCGGACGATGAGCTCGGGATTTGCACGCCACGACCGCATCATTCCGGCGGAAAACTTCGGCCAGATCAGGGA includes the following:
- a CDS encoding DUF6088 family protein, yielding MQKLTSQIMGHAERLPEGSALSAKSFLHLGNRAALDRALSRLAERGELVRAGRGIYMRPVKSRFGSRPPTVEQAVEAVAQQRGEVIVSNGAAAANALGLTSQVPVRSVYLTSGRSRTMTLGQQTVELKHVPRWQLALADRPAGVAVRALAWLGPERADEALSRIKRKLPPDAFGELVAAAPQFPTWLARSVGKAAHR
- a CDS encoding DUF1007 family protein; its protein translation is MSLANKRRHATIATSLLLLGMPTNTFAHPHIFVDAKFEAVAAPDGSLQELRDTWQFDEVFSSSVLLDYDKNRNNALDPAEVAAVAKTVRESLAQYNYYMNITINGKTLALAKPDILHGTYENGSLTLSFAQKPMAKTPLKGLIVFGVYDPTLYTALDFASDADLKISGEGFSGCTHKVVRPGSKEILSENQAMLTTMFFNDPVGTDYSQIVATRLEVRC
- the sctJ gene encoding type III secretion system inner membrane ring lipoprotein SctJ, which produces MNIMITSALARSPITSPARKVLPKAAMLALCLFLAACSQDVLTGLDQRDALDAQVLLERAGISVTMKSEKGGTYAIAAESADHARAIELLADAGLPRQSFGNVAELFPGNGFLVTPYEQKARMSYAIEQQLAETLSGLDGVATARVHVVLPEENGRGLIKEKARAAAVLQYRPGANLNEIDMKSRSVLVNSIRDLSYEDVSVVVSPWSEVGAPAAPPATAASAPAATVTPAPAAAPFSMVQSALSAFKAPNLAVIGAIILAIGACLLLLLPQRKER